DNA from Equus asinus isolate D_3611 breed Donkey chromosome 17, EquAss-T2T_v2, whole genome shotgun sequence:
GCAGTCGCCACCCCGGCCGCCAGGGGGAGCCGACGCGGGGCGGGCGGGCCCGACGCGGTGGGAGGGGGCGGTgccgccgcggccccgcccccgccccgccccgcgggcCCCGCCGATCCCGGGGCCGTCCTGGCCAGActcgcgggcgggcgggcgctgACGCCGCGGGGCCGGAGCGGGCCGCGCGGGAGCGCGCCGAGCGAGCAGCGGCGCCGTCGGTCCCCGTCGGGGCTCGTTGGGTCCCCGGCCCGCCCCCGGGCCGGCCATGGCGGGCGCCAGGCCCGGCGTCCACGCGCTGCAGCTGGAGCCGCCCACCGTGGTGGAGACCCTGCGGCGCGGGAGTAAGTTCATCAAATGGGACGAGGTAAGCGCTGGGGGCCCCTGCGTCGCCCGGATCGGGGACACCCTCAGTCAGGCTCGGCCGGACGCCGGGGACCCCCAGCCACGCGTGGCCTGGCCACGGCGCCCCCCGAGCCCAGCCTGGCTGCGCTTTGGAAACTTAAGTCCCCAGTCGTCCCCGTCAGGAAGATTTTGTCCCtcaccccccgccccagcccctcaGCTACGGAAAATTGGACTTTCCGCTCCTGGACCCCGAGACTTCGAACCCCGATAAATCCCGGCGCCCCCTTTTCACTCGCCATTCCCACCGCTCCCTGCCGGTCTCCTGGTGGTTCTCCCAACCCTGGCCTGCTCTCTAGACCCCTGCCCGGCCCTGGCCTCTCTGGCTCGGTGGCCCCCGATCAGGCTCAGCGCACCCCCATTCTGAGTGGGTGCCCCCGGGACCCGACTTTTTCTAGTGCCCTGGCCTGAACATTCTTCTCCGTTcatcccttctccctcctgttCTGGCTGGCACCCCTCTGCCCTGCTTCTGCGCCCTAGCCCAGCTTCTTGCTCAGGTGGGAGCACCGTCACCCCCTATTGGAAACTTTGCCCCTTAAATTCCTCCAGCCCTGGGGAACTTTGCTCTCCACTGTTTAGCATCGGGACTTTGAACCCCCATAAATCCTGACACCCCCTCTTTCTACCTGCCCTGCCCTTGGTGCTTCCCAGATGCCCCGGCCCCCACCTGCGGCTCCCCGCTCGGGCCTGCGCCCCGCTCTCCTTTTCACAcgccccctcctctgccccctggGCCCCGCCTTCCCCCGGGCCTCCACCCGGCCTGTCTGAGCTTCCTCGCCGCTCCTTCCCGGTCAGGCCAGAGGCCTGGAAGACTCCGGGCTCCTTTCCGGCTGGGTGGGGCGGGTAGGcgtgggagctgggggaggggctgggggcgtggCCGGAGGCAGCAGGTGTGCCGGAGAGGGGTGCCTGGGAGCCCCAGGGGCCAGGGGACACCCCTTCCCCCAGGCAGGCCTGAAGGGAAaagtttctccttttccttccagtGTGATAAACCCAAATAAGGAAGTGGAAACAGGGAgagggccctgggggtggggtaggggttGCTGACAAGGACTTGGGGCTGGAGAGCAGGGGGCCTGGGCTGCCTTTGAAGGCCAGACCCCTGGGGAGGGGCCGGGGGAgaccctggggacaggacccacagaaCTCCCCCCTCCTCACTACTCTGGAGGCCTGAGCCCCAGGGCAGGGAATCTCAgagaggggctgagggtgggTGGGCGCACAGTGAGGTGGGGAGGCCCAAGCATGCCGAGGTTCCGGGGCCTCcggtcccctctgcccccagatCAACCTCCTGTCCTTTGTAAGCAAAGCCTGAGATGGGTGGGGCTGATCCAATCTCCATTCtcccagaggaaactgaggcttgaaagGGGAGACACCCTCAGGCCCCACAGTGGGGTCGTGGCTGAGGCCAGGAGATTGGGAGCCTGGTTCCCTGCGTCCCGGACCACGAGACTCAGGAGCCACGTGGGCTGCATGCAAATCCTGGCACCTCCTCTTCACCTTAGTCAAGCCAcgtaacctccctgtgcctcagtctcctcgtctgttAAATGGGAAGAACAGTAGCGCAGACTTGCTGAGGTTGTTAGAGGGTAAGCGAGCTCCTGGCTGTGAAGCGCTGGGGGCCGTACCTGGCACGCTGTCGGGCAGCCTGAGGATGAGCTGTTGTATTGATCATGTGACTGTCCTTGAGAGCTGCAGTTTGGGGGTGCACCAAGGTGGGATGGGGTCCTCTACTGGCCTGGGGAGCCTGGGGTAGGGGAGTTCTAGCTGTGGCCACTTGGCCACTCGGCCCTCAACCGGATCTTAGCCCCcgatgaccccccccccccccggctgcTTGCCCTGAGTCGCACGGGGTGACCCTGGGAGTGCGCCAGGGAGCAGGCCCTTCTCAGAAAATGGGGCCAGTGCGtcttccctgccctcctgccaGCTGTAGAATTCACCGTCCAGTCCCGGGGGCAGGGTGACTCCCTTTCTGGGGAGACTCCGTCCGTGCCCTGTGAAATGGGGTGAGCTGTGAGGCTCTGAGGATGCAGTGGGGTATGGGGTGTAATGGACTTTGAGGGAGCTGTAAGGGTTGCCGGTCGTCATGGGGCCCCGGGGGACACAGAAGGGCTGTGGGGGTCAGACTTCGGAACCCTCTGCTTTCATCCCATAAATATTCCCTAGGGGGCCGAGGAGGGGTTTTGACCAGCAGGGCCCTCTCAGACCTGGAGAAACCAAGCCTGGGGTTGGGGTCTGGCGAAAGCTCCCCAAAGAGGTGGGCCAGACTTCATGGGTagagaagaacagaaaggatATCCTGGCAAAGGAACCATGATGCAgaagctggaggtggggagagggtagTCAGTGGTCCAGGTGACAGCCTTAGGGTGGGAGAGAGGTGAGGCTGGGGGGGACCCCAAATGTCACGCCCAGGACCTTAGCTTTGTCCTGAGGACCTGGGAGCCACACAGGACCTGTGGGCTGGCTGAGGCCTCGTCTTCACTCACTGGCAGAAACAGTGGGGTGGATGGTCCCTGGGGATGCAGGGACCAAGCCTGGGCTGCAGCCCGCCCTCCCTGACCCCTGCTGTCCCCTCCCATCCCCAGGAGGCCTCCAGTCGGAACCTGGTGACCCTGCGCGTGGACGCCAATGGCTTCTTTTTGTACTGGACAGGACCCAACATGGTGAGGGCAGGCACTGGGGCGGCTTGCTCAGGTCTAGGACCCCTACCCCAGACCCCCGACACCCCCGCCAGCCCATGGGTTGGGGCCCGGCTGCTGGCTGACCTCTCCCACGGCTCCCTGGACAGGAAGTGCTAGGGGcggaggctgaggctgaggctaCCGCAGGGGGTGGCCGCTCCCTGGCCTGGCTGGGGAGCTTGGGGgctcccagctctggccctgaaGCCTCTCAGACCTCCCCTGGCATCTGGTTTCCCCAGGAAGTGGACACACTGGACATCAGTTCCATCAGGGACACGCGGACAGGCCGTTACGCCCGCCTGCCCAAGGTGAGAGATGGGGCCCAGGCCTCAGGATGGGGTGAGGCTGTGGGGGATGGGGACATCCCTCCTCACCTTCGGACCCCCCTCTTCAGGACCCCAAGATCCGGGAGGTGCTGGGCTTTGGGGGCCCCGATGCCCGGCTGGAGGAGAAGCTGATGACGGTGGTGGCCGGGCCAGACCCGGTGAACACGACATTCTTGAACTTCATGGCCGTGCAGGACGACACAGCCAAGGTGGGCTGGGGCCGAGGGGTCGTCCCTGGGGAGCCGCCTCCTCCCTTGCCGAGTCAGCCATCACTTAGCGAGCGCCTGTTGTGTGCTGGGCTGTCCCCTGCCCCTATTTCTAATCATCCTCTGACAAAGCAGGATTTAAGCTTTTACTGTGTACCAGACTTGCTTCTGGGCGTGGGCTGCGGCAAGGCCAGCCCTGCTGTCCCCCACTCACCCCCTCCCCCTGGATCCTGACCCCTCAGGTCTGGTCCGAGGAGCTGTTCAAGCTGGCTATGAACATCCTGGCTCAGAATGCCTCCCGGAACACCTTCTTGCGCAAAGCGTGAGCCCGGGGCTGCATGGGGGGGGGCATCGGGGATTCAGGTGGCTGTTCCCAGGGCGTGACCCTTCCACCTGCCTCCCCAGATACACGAAGCTGAAGCTGCAGGTGAACCAGGATGGGAGGATCCCGGTGAAGAAGTGAGCGCCCTCTTCCCCCAGCACCTTCTCTCCTGCCCCGCCCTTGGTGACCTTTGCCCCCACTGACCCTAACCCCTCCTGCCTGCTCAGCATCCTGAAGATGTTCTCAGCAGACAAGAAGCGGGTGGAAACTGCGCTGGAATCCTGTGGCCTCAATTTCAATCGGGTGAGGGGGCAGGGCAAGGTGAGGGGTCACGGTGGGCCCCTGCTCTTTGCGAGCTGGCTGCCCCTGGTTCTCACCCCACACTGCCGGTCCCCAGAGCGAGTCCATCCGGCCCGACGAGTTTTCCTTGGAAATCTTCGAGCGGTTCCTGAACAAGCTGTGTCTGCGGCCGGACATTGACAAGATCCTGCTGGAGATGTGAGCAGGCGgggcccacctcccagcccccagggctCTGCCTCTGGCCTCTGTTTGGTTCCTGCCAGCCCAGGGAGGGGGTCCCAGCAGCCAGGGCTGTGGTCACGCTCAGAGCCGTCCTGCCCAGAGTTGTGCTCTGGACAGCGCCATGCTGACCCTGGCCAGAGTTACCTTCATCAGCCCACACTGGGAATGAGGGCCGAGTGGCTCAGATATGTTGTGGGACTTGCTCGAGCTCACAGGGCGAGGGCTGGAGCTGAGATATGGTCCAGGGTCTGGAATctcagcatggctggccaagaaCTCAGTGGTTTCCAAAATCCTTGCTTTGCGATGAGTGGTCATTAgagcagatggggaaaccgaggcccagagtcGGCAGCGACTTGCCCAAGTCCCAGTCAGGGGGTGCTGGAGCCAGGCACAGACCTTCCGACACCCTGTCCCGGGGTGAGGGCTTGGAGTGGGGGCTGATGTGGCTTCCCACCACCTCCAGAGGCGCCAAGGGCAAGCCATACCTGACGCTAGAGCAGCTCATGGACTTCATCAACCAGAAGCAGCGGGACCCGAGGCTCAACGAGGTGCTGTACCCACCCCTGCGGCACTCCCAGGCGAGGCAGCTCATCGAGAAGTACGAACCCAACCAGCAGTTCCTGGAGCGAGGTGAGCGGTGGCCGGGGCCTGGCGGGGGCTGGCGGCAGGGGCCCAGCTGACCCTGCTGATCCCACCCGCCCCCAGACCAGATGTCCATGGAAGGTTTCAGCCGCTACCTGGGAGGTGAGGAGAACGGCATCCTGCCCCTGGAGGCCCTGGACCTGAGCGCCGACATGACGCAGCCGCTCAGTGCTTACTTCATCAACTCTTCCCACAACACCTACCTCACGGGTAAGCGGGAGGGTGGACATCCACGACCTCTGCCCTCTGGCCCTTGCCCTGCCGCCCTCCTTTTGGTGTGGCCGGTGCTAGACATGCAGGCAGGGAACAGACAGCCTGCCCCGGGAGTGGGTGCATCTCTTGGGTGTTCTGGAAGGCTCCCCAGGGGCAGGGCTCCCGCCCACAGCAGCTGGCTGTCACCTTCTGGGACAGGAGGTGGCTTGGTGCCACAGGtggggcagagcagggcagggaaAGGTGAGAAGGGGCCGGGCTAGACCTGGGGGCACAGAGGGAACGTGGGTTGATCCTAAGTGGGCGGGAAGGCCTTCCTGGAGGGTGTTAAGCAGGCGGAGGGGATGCGACCCGGTGTGTCTTTAGAAGGATGACGCCAGGTCCTCTGCGGAGACCGGATGGGAGGCCGGGGGGGGCCTGCTGTCCTCAGGCAGGAGGTTATGGAGGCTGTTCCAAAGCGGTGAGGGGCTGTGGGGATGTCGGGGCCGACTCCCCACTTCAGGCTGCGGGGGAGGTGGGTGTTTCTCTGAAAGAGGGTGAGCCCTGGGAAGGGACCAAGCTGCCAGCCAGCACTGGCGGACGCCGACCGGCCCAGCCtgggtgggtgccaggggctgggaggcggGTGCTGAGCTCTGCTCTGGAGACTTTCAGGGGATGGTGCTGGTTCCATAGTGAATTAAGGATTAATTCACTATGTGATTAGGGCTGGGTGAGGCGCCACTGGGGccgctgtgcccctgggctggcctggtcCAGCGCGGGCCCGGGGAGGAGGGCGAGGTGCCAGGTTGGCTGGGCGGCCGTGGTGATGGAGCCGCGCCTGCAGCGGGGCAGCTGGCCGGGACCTCGTCGGTGGAGATGTACCGGCAGGCGCTGCTGTGGGGCTGCCGCTGCGTGGAGCTGGACGTGTGGAAGGGGCGGCCGCCCGAGGAGGAGCCGTTCATCACGCATGGCTTCACCATGACCACCGAGGTGCCGCTGCGGGACGTGCTCGAGGCCATCGCGGAGACCGCCTTCAAGACCTCGCCCTACCCCGTCATCCTCTCCTTCGAGAACCACGTGGACTCGTGAGTGGGCCCCCGACCCGGGGACCCCATACCTGGGCCCTCCGACCCAAGACATCCATCCCAGCAACCTAATATGGAAACCACTGACCTGGGGACCCCCACTCGACCCTGAGACAGTCATCCCCCCATGGCACTGTTGGACTGCTCCTATGACCTCTGACCCTGGGACCTTCTGCTGACCCTGCAGGTCTCTGACCTGCCCTGGGGATTGCAGCTTCACCCCAGGaacctctgacctctgaccttgGCCCCACAGGGCAAAGCAGCAGGCCAAGATGGCCGAGTACTGCCGCTCCATCTTTGGGGACGCGCTGCTCATCGACCCGCTGGACAAGTACCCGGTACGGGGGTGTGGAGCCGTGGCAGGGCGTGGGGCGCGAGGGCGCCCCTGCAGGCCCTGACCTGTCCCTGCCCACCAGCTGGCCCCAGGCgtccccctgcccagcccccaggacCTGATGGGCCGCATCCTGGTGAAGAATAAGAAGCGGCACCAGCCCAGCACGGGCGTCCCCGGTAGCTCCGTGCGCAAGCGGCCGCTGGAGCAGAGCAACTCGGCCCTGAGCGAGAGCTCTGCTGCCACCGAGCCTTCCTCGCCCCAGCTCGGTACGCCCCGGCCCACCtgaccctgcccctgcccctgccctcacctcccagctcGCTGAGCCCAGCCCTCCCCGGGGACGCCCCTTCTGCTCCCGACCCCTGACCTCCCTGCTCGCCAAGCCATTCACTGCCACTCAGCTGGGTATGGGACCTCTGACCCCTGATCCCATGCTCTCACCTCACTGAATGACACCCCAGTTACATTTGGTTCCATCCGACTCCTGACCCCTCAACCTCAACCTCCCACCGCACAGAACTCCTCCCCCCAACCAGGTTATGACTCTGAATCTTGACCTCTGACCTCAGGGAACCACATGCCCATGGTTCGGGTGTGACCCAGACCGCTGACCCCTGTCCTGTGGCCCCCACCCAGTTGGTTGTAATTCTAGCTGACCCTTTACCTCTCGCTTTGTCGAAGTCCCCCTTACATCTGCCTGCTGACTGTCCCCTCGCTGAGCCCCCTCACTGGGTGTGGCTCCGACTGACCCCTGACTTAGAACCCCACCATGTCAGTCTTCACCCCCACTGTCAAGGCTGTTGTGCCCCAGTTGCTGGCTTCTGACCCTTTTGAGCCACCCTGCCTACTCCCCTGATGGATATAACTCTGGACCCTGACCTTTGACCTGTGACCCCTCTGCACTACCATTGGCTTTAATGCTATCCAACTCCtgacctctgccctctcccccagccacaCTGCCCTGAGAGGACCCCTTCCCCACTGTGTCACCTCCACACGCACTGGGCACAACCCCTCCTGGCTCCTGAGTGTCTCTCTGTGCCCTGACCCCTGACCTCCTGTGGCCCTGTCCTCGGCAGGGTCCCCCAGCTCCGACAGCTGCCCCGGCCTGAGCAACGGGGAGGAGGTGGCCCTCGAGAAGCCCAGCCTGGAGCCTCAGAAGtctctgggggaggaggggccgcAGCGGGGCCCCGATGCTCTTGGACCTGTTGACCGCGAGGATGAGGAGGAAGacgaggaagaggaggaacagaCGGACCCTAAAAAGCCCACCACGGATGAGGTCAGGCCTGCAGGCGGGGAAGAAGGAGAGGCAGTACACATTCATTTCCTGGGCGTTtgctgagtgcctgctgtgttcTGGGTCTGGCTGTGATCAGACATTATCCCTGCCCTTCTGAGCGTGTGTGTGGAGAAGGGATGAGTGGTCTTAGATAAACAGGCATGGAAGCAAGTGTGAAATTATGCTCGTGATGTGGGCCTGGGAAGGGTGAGTCAGGGTGCAGAACTGTGGGGAGGAAGTGGAGTCTGACCTGGGCAGGGATGTTGGGTGAGCAGAcctgaggaagagggaacagcaggtgcaaaggccctgtggcagggcCAGAGAATGCAGAAGGAGGAGCAGGGCAGGACAAGGGAGGGTTGAGGAGTGCTGAGGAGTTAGGGTGACAGAAGAGATCCATCATGAGGCCAGACTCAGGAGGAGCCCAGAGTGGGGAAGGGTGTGGGCAAGGGCAGCCGAGCTCAGCATCATGGGTCTTGAGTTCAAGGCTCTTATGAGCCACCCGAGAGGGGATGGCAAGGTGGTAGGTGGAAATGACGGTGGGGGATGGAAATTGGGGGCTCATTTGCATGTGAGTAATTGAACCCCTGGGGTTGGGTGAGGAGTTCTAGTTTCCAACTATGGGGAGGCAGGAAGCCACCCAGGAGGGTGGGGTCCAGGGCACGTCAGTGAGGCTGCAGGGAGAAAGCTGCGGGGCAGATGGGACCAGGACTGACCGAGGCTGTGGAGGGGCCGGGGCCCTTGCCCAGAGCCCCTGGGCAGTGTGATGGCAGCGGTGGGAAGAGGGTCAGCAGCCCCTTTGTGGCAGGGGGCAGGTGAGGGAACTTCCAGCTGATAGCTGGGCGGCATGGCACTGCTGACCCCGTATTCGGGGGTCACAGGGCACCGCCAGCAGCGAGGTCAATGCCACGGAGGAAATGTCGACCCTCGTCAACTACATCGAGCCCGTCAAGTTCAAGTCCTTCGAGGCTGCCCGAAGTGAGTtggggggagagggtgggagtgggagcCGGCCCGGCCCTGCCAGGCCTGACGCcctcccgccgcccgccccccAGAGAGGAACAAGTGCTTCGAGATGTCGTCCTTCGTGGAGACCAAGGCCATGGAGCAGCTGACCAAGAGCCCCATGGAGTTCGTGGAGTATCCTTCCGCGTTGCTGGGGCCTGCGGGCCAGGGTGGGGGCGCTCGCAGGCCGGCTCATGTCCTCACCCCACTTCTGCCGCCTGCCTGGGGTCCTGACCCTCCAGCACCCGGTCTGGGCTTTGGGCGGGTCTGGGAGACGCACAGGGGCCTGGCTGAgaagctgggggctggaggggcaAAGCCCGGGAGGCGGGTTCACAGAGGCCGAGGGTGGGCCcggagccctgggctgggggccgGTGGGGCCAGCCCACCGTGTGGCCCCTGACCGCACCCTCAGATACAACAAGCAGCAGCTGAGCCGTATCTACCCCAAGGGCACCCGCGTGGACTCGTCTAACTACATGCCCCAGCTCTTCTGGAATGTGGGCTGCCAGCTCGTCGCGCTCAACTTCCAGACCCTGGGTGAGCACGGGCCTGCCGCAACCCTTAAACTATGGCCTCCGGCCTCCCTGACTTCTGACCCACAGCCCTGCTAATCGGGTCTG
Protein-coding regions in this window:
- the PLCB3 gene encoding 1-phosphatidylinositol 4,5-bisphosphate phosphodiesterase beta-3, which translates into the protein MAGARPGVHALQLEPPTVVETLRRGSKFIKWDEEASSRNLVTLRVDANGFFLYWTGPNMEVDTLDISSIRDTRTGRYARLPKDPKIREVLGFGGPDARLEEKLMTVVAGPDPVNTTFLNFMAVQDDTAKVWSEELFKLAMNILAQNASRNTFLRKAYTKLKLQVNQDGRIPVKNILKMFSADKKRVETALESCGLNFNRSESIRPDEFSLEIFERFLNKLCLRPDIDKILLEIGAKGKPYLTLEQLMDFINQKQRDPRLNEVLYPPLRHSQARQLIEKYEPNQQFLERDQMSMEGFSRYLGGEENGILPLEALDLSADMTQPLSAYFINSSHNTYLTAGQLAGTSSVEMYRQALLWGCRCVELDVWKGRPPEEEPFITHGFTMTTEVPLRDVLEAIAETAFKTSPYPVILSFENHVDSAKQQAKMAEYCRSIFGDALLIDPLDKYPLAPGVPLPSPQDLMGRILVKNKKRHQPSTGVPGSSVRKRPLEQSNSALSESSAATEPSSPQLGSPSSDSCPGLSNGEEVALEKPSLEPQKSLGEEGPQRGPDALGPVDREDEEEDEEEEEQTDPKKPTTDEGTASSEVNATEEMSTLVNYIEPVKFKSFEAARKRNKCFEMSSFVETKAMEQLTKSPMEFVEYNKQQLSRIYPKGTRVDSSNYMPQLFWNVGCQLVALNFQTLDVAMQLNAGVFEYNGRSGYLLKPEFMRRPDKSFDPFTEVIVDGIVANALRVKVISGQFLSDRKVGIYVEVDMFGLPVDTRRKYRTRTSQGNSFNPVWDEEPFDFPKVVLPTLASLRIAAFEEGGKFVGHRILPVSAIRSGYHYICLRNEANQPLCLPALLIYTEASDYIPDDHQDYAEALINPIKHVSLMDQRAKQLAALIGESEAQAGPETCQETQSQQLGSQLTPNPTPSTLDPSPRRPPGTVTSPTSPSLSSPGQRDDLVASILAEVAPAPLDELRGHKALVKLRSRQERDLRELRKKHQRKAVALTRRLLDGLAQARAEGRCRPRPGGLGGEDEKEEEKEVKHYQEFQKRQVQILLELREAQADTESKWRLEHLRQAQQRLREVVLDAHTTQLKRLKETNDREKKELQKILDRKRHNSISEAKTREKHKKEAELTEINRRHITESVNSIRRLEEAQKQRQERLVAGQQQVLQQLAEEEPKLLAQLAQECQEQRARLPQEVRRSLLGETPEGLGDGHLVACASNGHAPGSSGHLSGADSESQEENTKL